The Candidatus Saccharibacteria bacterium oral taxon 488 genome has a segment encoding these proteins:
- a CDS encoding DUF3137 domain-containing protein: MYGLAVLSQLLFFARAGGGGSSSGGGGGGVALFGIPMVVAISVSGFVKKTTQSKMAAIAVGFLAGLLASLFYLLGGVVIFTLVAISALVGAIIGAFTDKISRFRKGSEAAKQAVQQAATQDSAWNEQGIVNYATTVFNRFQYDWERMDLPSIQQYVTPNYARHIGLMLYALQQMGRVNRMKGVAIDEAVITRAYDDVNDQNDRVSVSFIASANDELVDVTSGAVLYRDTSEFGEQWNFVRSGNGWLLDSIDQATEDSMQRIASMQQFAAQYNMYFSPDWGRLLLPTRGELFKKGFEGTDINNHIIGFWTGNLLVQLYTYMADTSNGDSAVTYIIGQVNLPKSYGGILVERRDSRFLKRFRAPSGYKKVELEWGDFNKRYQVYATDENQVTSFELLNPSFMAWLYDQDIKVNIEVVDNIVYLYAKISTGEMRYAEMMDILQKSHKELKM; the protein is encoded by the coding sequence ATGTATGGTTTAGCAGTGCTCAGTCAGTTACTCTTTTTCGCGCGAGCCGGTGGCGGCGGGTCAAGTTCTGGCGGCGGTGGTGGTGGCGTTGCCCTTTTCGGGATACCGATGGTAGTTGCAATTTCGGTAAGTGGTTTTGTGAAAAAAACCACTCAGTCAAAGATGGCCGCCATAGCGGTCGGGTTTTTGGCCGGTCTACTCGCTAGCTTGTTCTACCTACTCGGCGGTGTTGTTATATTTACTCTGGTGGCTATCTCGGCATTAGTCGGTGCGATTATCGGGGCATTTACGGATAAGATCAGCCGTTTTCGCAAAGGCAGCGAGGCTGCAAAACAGGCCGTTCAGCAAGCAGCTACCCAGGACAGCGCCTGGAATGAGCAGGGTATTGTCAATTACGCAACGACGGTGTTTAATCGGTTTCAGTATGATTGGGAGCGGATGGATTTGCCATCAATTCAGCAATACGTTACGCCGAATTATGCGCGGCACATCGGACTAATGTTGTACGCTTTACAACAGATGGGGCGAGTCAATCGTATGAAAGGGGTGGCGATTGATGAGGCTGTTATCACACGGGCGTATGACGATGTGAATGATCAGAATGATCGAGTGAGCGTGAGCTTCATTGCTTCAGCTAATGACGAATTGGTTGATGTTACGAGTGGTGCAGTGCTGTATCGTGACACTAGTGAATTTGGTGAACAGTGGAACTTTGTGCGCTCAGGCAACGGCTGGCTACTAGATAGTATCGACCAGGCAACAGAAGACTCTATGCAGCGTATCGCGTCTATGCAGCAATTTGCAGCGCAATATAATATGTATTTCAGTCCGGATTGGGGACGGTTACTACTGCCAACTAGGGGTGAGTTATTCAAGAAGGGTTTTGAGGGTACTGATATCAATAACCATATCATTGGGTTTTGGACGGGTAATTTGCTGGTGCAACTGTATACGTATATGGCCGATACCTCAAATGGTGATTCAGCAGTTACCTATATTATTGGGCAGGTTAATTTGCCAAAGTCGTATGGTGGTATTTTAGTGGAACGTCGGGATTCACGTTTCCTGAAACGGTTTAGGGCGCCATCAGGCTATAAAAAAGTAGAACTGGAATGGGGCGACTTTAATAAGCGCTACCAAGTATATGCCACCGATGAGAATCAGGTGACGAGCTTTGAGCTGCTCAATCCAAGTTTCATGGCATGGTTGTATGATCAAGACATTAAGGTTAATATTGAGGTGGTAGATAATATTGTTTATCTCTATGCCAAAATTTCCACTGGCGAGATGCGCTACGCGGAGATGATGGATATTTTGCAGAAATCACATAAAGAACTCAAGATGTAA
- a CDS encoding NTP transferase domain-containing protein encodes MITKAIIPVAGWGTRMLPITKSIEKCMLPIGNRPLIDYVVQDCLAAGVRELIFVVGEQSSQLESYYRSNILLNDYLRSKGKDDKLALVAPIDAKLHFVTQPSYGKYGSAVPVALAADYIEDGESAVVLMGDDFIYNADGSSEVARLIAATPDGQCSLLVQEVPGDDISRYGAIMMDEDGNFVEIVEKPKPEEAPSHFANTGKYVLTKQVIQSCADVEISPRGEYELTDAVSNYARAGGVVKVVPAVGMHLDGGNVDGWLHANNVVCGRSGSCSCEI; translated from the coding sequence ATGATTACCAAAGCTATTATTCCGGTCGCTGGTTGGGGCACACGAATGCTACCAATTACTAAATCGATTGAAAAATGCATGCTGCCAATTGGCAATCGACCGCTGATTGATTATGTGGTGCAGGACTGCTTGGCGGCCGGCGTGCGTGAGCTGATTTTTGTGGTTGGCGAGCAGAGCTCACAGTTAGAGAGCTATTATCGGAGCAATATTTTACTTAATGATTATTTGCGGAGCAAGGGCAAAGATGACAAGTTGGCTCTGGTGGCGCCGATTGATGCGAAGCTTCACTTTGTGACGCAACCGAGCTACGGTAAGTACGGATCAGCGGTACCGGTGGCCTTGGCAGCGGACTATATCGAGGACGGCGAGTCGGCAGTGGTGCTGATGGGCGATGACTTTATATATAATGCCGACGGCTCAAGCGAGGTAGCGCGGTTGATAGCAGCAACACCAGACGGTCAGTGCAGTCTATTAGTCCAGGAAGTGCCGGGTGATGACATTAGCCGATATGGGGCGATTATGATGGATGAGGATGGTAACTTTGTAGAGATTGTTGAAAAACCGAAGCCAGAAGAGGCGCCAAGTCACTTTGCCAACACCGGTAAGTACGTTCTCACCAAACAAGTGATTCAGTCTTGTGCCGATGTTGAAATATCGCCGCGTGGTGAGTATGAATTAACTGATGCAGTCAGTAATTATGCTCGGGCCGGCGGTGTCGTCAAGGTTGTGCCAGCGGTAGGTATGCATTTGGACGGCGGTAACGTCGATGGTTGGCTGCATGCGAACAATGTAGTATGTGGGCGATCTGGATCATGTTCGTGTGAAATCTGA
- a CDS encoding BspA family leucine-rich repeat surface protein — protein MKITQKTKRLLLANAVVAAIVGVLTMHYLASSQLAKADPINSTDFVMTIDTRKGAGNTFTIPTFGSGYNYNVACGNGVTLTGQTGNAVCSYATAGEYQIRISGAFPRIFFNFTGDKLKVISIDQWGTNEWLNMEHAFDGAENLDVKATDKPRMGKVVSLAYMFRDAKNLKGVGADWQWDTANVQSLNSTFSGARQFNQDISNWNTAKVTDMDNTFTNAYEFNQPIQKWDVSKVTTMVAVLAYAKKFNQPIGEWNTARLSDALLALAGAEKFDQSLAHWDVRQLTNADGLLNGIKISTPNYDATLMAWQGQTVNNNVKLGGGNSKFCLADTQRSNLVNAKAWTIADGGKDCTAYAVTAVDYAGAANIDENSAVGTVLGRLTSTDAVGSPQGDFTYTLGCAGAQNNLVTIDGDTIKLARSPDYEQNATLAICIRATNKAGQTFDKHLTITVNNLFTLSYNANGANAGTVPASTGETLRSGATVAAAANTGNLAKTGHTFTGWNMMANGGGTAYATGATVTITADTTLYAQWQVNNYTLHFDTKGGSTVPDQTVVFGAKATAPAVPTKTGHTFAGWYKDAGFTQPWDFTTDTMPAADTTLHAKWTVNQYKVHYDANTGSGATPDTVGNYDATVQLANSNFTKTGHAFTGWNMMANGGGTAYAAGDNFHLTGDVTLYAQWRKNNYTLTFDSRDGSPVPPQTVEYGAKATEPTPPTKTGHTFAGWYKDAGFTNPWNFGTDTMPDANTTLYAKWTINQYKVHYDANTGTGTMSDTVGNYNSTVQAAANSFTKAGHAFTGWNTEANGTGTPYAAGANIQLTGDVTLYAQWRDSQPPVTPAAAPDMTAASDTGDSNSDNITNKTKPAFTLMCTEAGSTLTLYVDGVANGTVNCTGPGPVDVVPTTPLPEGNHAITFTETDAAGNASQGSPALTVTIDTTAPAAPAVTVDSVTADNTINAAEAAAPQIIRGLATGTRPGDKVRVTVNGTTYETTVDGTGAFAVTVPGAELVSDPDHTIDVTVIASDVAGNTTSTSMTKTYNVDADVVAPPAKATLKSSSDSGASDSDNITNNTTPTVILQCISATDKLHLIVDGVEVQTINCTAVGPVEVTLPNALNDGNHTVVYRRETPAGNISAPSTPLTLTIDTIAPTGTLGTQQATTASPALSGTVTDSAAKVTVTINGVDYPATVAGGTWTLPANVIAALGNGVHTVKLTFTDIAGNTSTVTKPFTITLPTPPAPQPQPGSPNPAQSQNQKKSGTSLADTGDNGYLLIGISSLAVAAGLIGIYRLRRL, from the coding sequence ATGAAGATAACACAAAAGACAAAGCGATTGTTGCTGGCGAATGCTGTAGTTGCGGCTATTGTCGGCGTGTTGACAATGCACTACCTAGCATCAAGCCAGTTGGCGAAAGCTGATCCTATCAATTCAACTGACTTCGTCATGACTATTGATACGCGAAAAGGAGCTGGCAACACGTTTACCATACCGACATTTGGTAGTGGTTATAATTACAACGTTGCATGCGGTAATGGTGTGACGCTGACTGGTCAGACGGGTAATGCGGTATGTTCGTATGCAACAGCTGGTGAGTATCAGATTCGCATTAGCGGCGCTTTCCCGCGCATATTCTTTAACTTTACCGGTGATAAGCTAAAAGTTATTTCGATTGATCAGTGGGGTACGAATGAGTGGCTGAATATGGAGCATGCCTTTGATGGTGCCGAGAATCTCGATGTGAAGGCTACCGATAAACCGCGGATGGGCAAGGTGGTAAGTCTGGCGTATATGTTTCGAGATGCCAAGAACCTAAAGGGTGTGGGTGCTGACTGGCAATGGGACACCGCCAATGTCCAGAGTTTGAATAGTACGTTCTCTGGAGCTCGCCAGTTTAACCAAGACATTTCTAATTGGAATACGGCTAAGGTAACTGACATGGATAACACGTTTACCAATGCCTACGAGTTTAATCAGCCGATTCAGAAATGGGATGTTAGCAAAGTAACGACGATGGTGGCAGTATTGGCATACGCCAAAAAGTTTAATCAGCCAATTGGTGAGTGGAATACCGCACGATTGTCGGATGCTCTCCTAGCGCTTGCTGGTGCTGAGAAATTTGACCAGTCACTGGCACATTGGGATGTCCGTCAATTAACAAATGCAGACGGATTACTCAATGGAATAAAGATATCGACTCCAAATTATGATGCAACATTGATGGCGTGGCAGGGACAGACAGTAAATAATAACGTCAAGCTCGGCGGTGGTAATAGCAAGTTCTGCCTGGCGGATACGCAGCGCAGCAACTTGGTGAACGCAAAAGCATGGACGATTGCTGATGGCGGTAAAGACTGTACAGCATATGCAGTCACCGCGGTAGACTATGCCGGTGCTGCCAATATTGATGAGAACAGCGCAGTCGGGACAGTGTTGGGTCGGCTGACGAGTACTGACGCTGTCGGCTCACCACAGGGTGATTTCACCTATACGCTTGGCTGTGCTGGTGCGCAAAATAATCTTGTGACGATTGATGGCGACACGATCAAGCTAGCACGGTCACCAGACTATGAGCAGAATGCCACGCTGGCAATTTGTATTCGCGCTACCAACAAAGCAGGGCAGACATTTGATAAACACCTAACGATTACGGTGAATAATCTGTTCACCCTTTCGTATAATGCAAACGGTGCTAATGCTGGTACAGTGCCAGCCTCAACAGGAGAGACGCTTCGTTCTGGTGCTACAGTGGCTGCGGCAGCAAATACCGGTAACTTGGCAAAAACCGGCCATACTTTCACTGGTTGGAATATGATGGCTAATGGTGGTGGCACAGCATATGCGACAGGTGCAACAGTGACGATAACGGCCGATACAACGCTATATGCGCAGTGGCAGGTCAACAACTATACATTGCATTTTGATACCAAGGGCGGCTCTACTGTACCGGATCAAACAGTGGTATTTGGTGCGAAGGCAACAGCACCAGCAGTGCCAACTAAAACAGGTCACACGTTCGCTGGTTGGTACAAGGACGCTGGATTTACGCAACCCTGGGATTTTACGACTGACACGATGCCGGCAGCTGACACAACACTTCATGCTAAGTGGACAGTGAATCAGTATAAGGTGCACTATGATGCAAATACTGGTAGTGGCGCAACGCCAGATACCGTTGGTAATTATGATGCTACGGTACAGTTGGCGAACAGTAACTTTACAAAAACCGGTCATGCCTTCACTGGTTGGAATATGATGGCTAACGGTGGTGGCACAGCATATGCAGCTGGTGATAATTTCCACCTAACTGGCGACGTAACGTTGTATGCCCAGTGGCGCAAGAATAACTATACGCTTACTTTTGATTCACGGGATGGTTCACCTGTACCGCCACAAACGGTAGAGTACGGCGCCAAGGCAACTGAGCCAACCCCGCCGACCAAAACCGGTCACACATTCGCTGGTTGGTATAAAGATGCCGGGTTCACTAATCCATGGAACTTTGGCACTGACACGATGCCAGATGCCAACACAACACTGTATGCCAAGTGGACGATTAATCAGTATAAGGTGCATTATGATGCAAATACCGGCACGGGAACGATGAGCGATACAGTCGGTAACTATAATAGTACTGTTCAGGCAGCGGCAAATAGCTTCACGAAAGCGGGCCATGCCTTCACTGGCTGGAATACTGAGGCAAATGGTACGGGCACGCCGTATGCCGCTGGCGCTAATATTCAGCTAACAGGTGACGTGACACTGTACGCTCAGTGGCGCGATTCACAGCCACCGGTAACACCGGCTGCCGCTCCAGATATGACCGCCGCTTCAGACACTGGTGATAGTAACTCAGACAATATTACGAATAAAACCAAGCCAGCCTTTACGCTGATGTGTACCGAGGCAGGCAGCACCTTGACGCTATATGTAGATGGGGTTGCAAATGGGACGGTGAACTGTACTGGCCCCGGTCCAGTTGATGTAGTTCCGACAACACCACTGCCTGAGGGTAATCACGCGATAACATTTACTGAGACTGATGCGGCTGGTAATGCTTCGCAGGGCTCACCGGCACTAACGGTAACAATTGATACGACTGCTCCGGCCGCTCCAGCGGTTACGGTTGATTCGGTGACTGCTGATAATACAATTAATGCCGCTGAAGCAGCTGCGCCGCAAATTATTCGTGGCTTGGCTACTGGTACTCGTCCTGGTGATAAGGTGAGGGTAACGGTTAATGGTACGACGTATGAGACGACTGTTGATGGGACCGGCGCCTTTGCAGTGACAGTTCCGGGTGCTGAGCTAGTATCAGACCCCGATCATACGATTGACGTAACGGTAATTGCTTCTGACGTGGCTGGCAATACGACTAGTACGAGTATGACAAAAACCTACAACGTTGATGCTGATGTTGTTGCGCCACCAGCGAAAGCAACGCTTAAATCATCTTCTGATTCCGGTGCGAGCGACTCAGATAATATTACCAACAACACGACACCGACGGTAATACTGCAGTGTATATCAGCTACCGACAAGCTGCATCTTATCGTTGATGGTGTTGAGGTGCAGACTATCAACTGTACAGCAGTGGGACCGGTTGAGGTGACTTTACCGAATGCATTAAATGATGGCAATCATACCGTGGTGTACCGCAGAGAGACGCCAGCTGGTAATATATCAGCACCGTCAACACCGCTAACACTGACGATTGATACGATTGCGCCGACTGGCACGCTTGGCACGCAACAAGCCACGACTGCTTCGCCTGCTTTGAGCGGTACGGTAACTGATTCTGCTGCTAAGGTAACTGTAACTATTAATGGTGTTGATTATCCGGCGACGGTTGCAGGAGGAACTTGGACACTGCCGGCGAATGTTATCGCTGCGCTTGGCAATGGAGTGCACACGGTCAAGCTAACCTTTACCGACATCGCTGGCAATACCTCGACCGTGACAAAGCCATTCACAATCACTTTACCAACACCACCGGCTCCACAGCCGCAGCCGGGCAGTCCAAATCCAGCTCAGAGCCAGAATCAGAAGAAATCTGGCACATCACTAGCCGACACTGGTGATAATGGTTATCTACTTATTGGCATATCGAGTCTCGCGGTTGCCGCTGGTCTGATCGGTATTTATCGGTTACGGCGTTTGTAG
- the rplU gene encoding 50S ribosomal protein L21, producing MKAVVKISGKQYVVSEKESLLVDLLPEGTKELTLDALLVIDGDKTKVGTPTVKGAVVKAKVVEAEVKGDKIRVIRYKAKKRVHKETGYRQKYTKIEITSIK from the coding sequence ATGAAAGCAGTCGTAAAAATCTCTGGCAAGCAATACGTTGTCAGTGAAAAAGAGTCCCTCTTGGTGGATCTCCTCCCTGAAGGCACAAAAGAACTCACTCTCGACGCACTTTTAGTGATTGATGGTGATAAAACAAAAGTTGGCACGCCGACCGTAAAAGGCGCGGTGGTGAAAGCGAAAGTCGTTGAGGCGGAAGTCAAAGGCGACAAAATCCGCGTCATTCGCTACAAAGCTAAAAAACGCGTTCACAAAGAAACTGGCTATCGCCAGAAATATACCAAGATTGAGATTACCTCGATCAAATAA
- a CDS encoding AAA family ATPase, producing MTKIIAVTNQKGGVGKTTTSINVAYFLAKAGKRTLIVDFDPQGNATSGLGIDKQELGITMTEVVTGQTALNNIIIQTDIKDLSIAPATPHLANTEVELAQAEGRFVRLRQALASLAGYDYVIIDSPPSLSLLTVNGLIAAQYVLLPVQAEFYALEGLGQLMETMKLVRKGLNPHLRLLGVVTTMVDSRTTLSSQVYDEIKKHFADTIFKTTIPRNIRLAEAPSHGVPVGVYDRFSKGSRAYHALTKEIIERIEG from the coding sequence ATGACGAAGATTATTGCGGTGACAAATCAAAAGGGTGGCGTCGGCAAGACGACGACTTCAATTAATGTGGCGTATTTTTTGGCAAAAGCCGGCAAGCGGACGCTAATCGTTGACTTTGATCCGCAGGGAAATGCTACCAGCGGCCTTGGCATTGATAAGCAAGAATTGGGCATAACGATGACCGAGGTGGTGACTGGCCAGACGGCCTTGAATAATATAATTATTCAAACTGACATCAAGGATCTATCGATCGCACCGGCCACGCCACACCTAGCAAATACCGAGGTTGAACTGGCCCAAGCTGAGGGGCGGTTTGTGCGGCTGCGCCAGGCGCTGGCGAGCCTCGCTGGGTATGATTATGTGATCATTGATAGTCCGCCGAGTCTGAGTCTGCTGACCGTGAATGGGCTGATCGCAGCACAGTATGTCTTGCTGCCAGTGCAGGCAGAGTTTTATGCGCTCGAGGGGCTGGGGCAGCTGATGGAGACGATGAAGTTGGTCCGCAAGGGGCTCAATCCGCATCTGCGCTTGCTCGGCGTGGTGACCACCATGGTTGATTCGCGGACAACTCTGTCGAGTCAGGTGTACGATGAAATTAAAAAGCATTTTGCTGATACGATTTTCAAGACGACGATTCCGCGTAACATTCGCCTTGCCGAGGCGCCAAGCCATGGCGTACCAGTTGGCGTGTATGATCGTTTCTCAAAGGGCTCGCGAGCCTACCACGCACTGACCAAAGAAATTATCGAGAGGATTGAAGGATGA
- a CDS encoding ParB/RepB/Spo0J family partition protein, producing MKKGLGRGFDSLIPTNLFDEAFDPTAGQDATMSQLRQIPITDITPDPDQPRRFFDEEALRELADSIRRHGVVQPIVVTPRGAQFMIVAGERRWRAAQLAGLVEMPSIIRSLSDQHRLEVSLIENLQRRDLNPLETATAYMKLRDQFNMTLEQIGQHVGGKSVSAISNTLRLLKLPSVVRTALFENKISEGQARTLVGLPDDVAEDLLQQTIDQGWSVRKLEQMIAAWKRAQQPLGPASTPKPARSPHASSVARLSKKLRADITVRTSKRGAGQIIIPFKDQADFERIRDLIG from the coding sequence ATGAAAAAGGGACTTGGGCGGGGATTTGATTCGCTGATACCGACAAATTTGTTTGACGAGGCTTTTGACCCGACGGCTGGTCAAGATGCGACAATGTCGCAATTACGCCAGATACCAATTACCGATATTACGCCAGATCCAGATCAGCCGCGGCGGTTCTTTGATGAGGAGGCGCTGCGTGAACTGGCCGATTCGATTCGTCGTCACGGCGTGGTACAGCCGATCGTCGTGACGCCACGTGGGGCACAATTCATGATCGTGGCTGGCGAGCGGCGCTGGCGAGCGGCGCAGCTGGCTGGATTAGTAGAGATGCCGAGCATCATTCGCAGTTTGAGCGATCAGCATCGGTTAGAGGTGTCACTGATCGAGAATCTGCAGCGACGCGACCTCAATCCGCTAGAGACGGCGACGGCGTATATGAAACTGCGCGACCAGTTTAATATGACCTTGGAGCAAATCGGCCAGCACGTTGGTGGTAAATCGGTCAGCGCCATTAGTAATACGCTGCGCCTCCTGAAATTACCGAGCGTGGTGCGGACGGCGTTGTTTGAAAATAAGATTTCTGAAGGGCAGGCGCGAACATTGGTGGGGCTGCCAGATGACGTGGCGGAGGATTTATTGCAGCAAACGATTGATCAGGGCTGGAGCGTGCGTAAGCTCGAGCAGATGATTGCTGCCTGGAAGCGGGCACAGCAGCCGTTGGGCCCCGCGTCAACTCCAAAGCCAGCCCGCTCGCCGCACGCCTCGTCGGTAGCGCGCCTGTCGAAAAAACTTCGTGCTGACATCACGGTTCGCACCAGTAAGCGCGGTGCCGGTCAGATTATCATCCCTTTCAAAGACCAAGCGGATTTTGAGCGGATCCGCGACTTGATTGGCTGA
- the lepB gene encoding signal peptidase I: MDAHFLDRHPRLRDSLGLIIFVVGVIIGTILINTFVFRSFGVQGPSMENTMHTNDRLIVDRLSVTIKQLQNKQYIPQRGQIIVFKNPNYNPTLGHDEYIVKRVIAFAGERVTVKNGVVTVYNSEHPNGFNPDTTVNKNEPKSPTSGDVDTKVSEGTVFVMGDNREGNFSCDSRNCMGNIPLYDIVGPVIARIFPFTQIRGF; this comes from the coding sequence ATGGATGCTCATTTTCTCGATCGACACCCGCGCCTGAGGGACAGTCTGGGGCTGATTATTTTTGTGGTCGGAGTGATCATCGGGACAATCTTGATCAATACCTTTGTCTTTCGTAGTTTTGGCGTGCAGGGGCCGAGTATGGAAAACACCATGCACACCAATGACCGCCTGATCGTCGACCGACTATCAGTCACGATCAAACAGCTGCAAAATAAACAGTACATCCCCCAGCGCGGCCAAATTATTGTCTTTAAGAATCCTAATTACAATCCGACCCTAGGTCACGATGAATATATCGTCAAACGGGTAATTGCTTTCGCGGGTGAGCGCGTCACCGTCAAAAACGGCGTTGTCACCGTTTATAACAGCGAACATCCGAACGGCTTTAACCCCGATACAACCGTCAACAAAAACGAACCAAAGTCACCCACCTCCGGTGATGTCGACACCAAGGTGTCCGAGGGGACGGTTTTCGTGATGGGCGATAATCGCGAGGGTAATTTTTCGTGTGACTCGCGTAACTGCATGGGTAATATTCCGCTGTACGACATCGTCGGGCCGGTCATCGCCCGTATTTTCCCCTTCACACAGATCAGAGGATTTTAG
- a CDS encoding PDZ domain-containing protein has product MEQEANLTNQPKPNRRKKIALISICIIAGIWLAFGSAAFGSWLTLQLTKQSPQPVADGNRVISRDEADVSEVVQRVSKSVVSIVTTKNGRSFSYSDVRQGAGTGIIISKDGYILTNKHVVKDADRVEIVSSDGTQYTDVKFVGADPLNDVAFLKINGVNDLPAATLGDSGTVRVGQKVIAIGNSLGRYQNTVTMGIISGKGRPVQASTSERSGEAESLTDLLQTDAAINPGNSGGPLLNMSGQVIGINTAIVSDAQSVGFAIPIGAAKGLVRSVLASGKIQKSYIGVRYIAITPEVRAEYKLSAKSGAYVGGSRDKSAVVAGGPADKAGIKDGDVITKVNDKLIGEQGGLGSLISEFLPGETVELTILRDGKEQKVKLTLGAYKA; this is encoded by the coding sequence ATGGAGCAAGAAGCGAATCTAACCAACCAGCCAAAACCGAACCGCCGCAAGAAGATTGCGCTGATAAGTATATGTATCATTGCGGGCATATGGCTGGCGTTTGGTTCAGCGGCATTTGGGTCGTGGTTAACACTTCAGTTGACGAAGCAATCTCCGCAGCCAGTGGCTGATGGCAACCGGGTTATATCGCGAGACGAAGCCGATGTTAGCGAGGTGGTACAGCGTGTTTCTAAAAGCGTAGTCTCAATTGTTACAACCAAAAACGGTCGGTCCTTTTCGTATAGCGACGTGCGGCAGGGTGCTGGTACGGGCATTATCATTAGTAAGGACGGCTATATTTTGACAAATAAACATGTTGTCAAGGACGCTGATCGTGTTGAAATTGTGAGCAGTGACGGCACGCAATATACCGATGTCAAGTTTGTCGGAGCCGACCCACTCAACGACGTGGCATTTCTCAAGATTAACGGCGTTAATGATCTGCCAGCGGCCACCCTGGGTGACTCAGGTACCGTTCGTGTCGGTCAGAAAGTGATTGCAATCGGCAATTCATTGGGTCGTTACCAAAATACTGTGACGATGGGTATTATCTCGGGCAAGGGTCGGCCGGTTCAGGCGTCCACTAGCGAGCGAAGCGGCGAAGCCGAGAGCTTGACTGATTTGCTCCAGACCGATGCCGCGATCAACCCGGGCAATTCTGGTGGGCCACTCCTCAACATGTCGGGCCAGGTTATCGGCATCAACACGGCGATTGTCTCGGATGCACAAAGCGTAGGTTTTGCGATTCCGATCGGTGCTGCCAAGGGGCTAGTCCGCAGCGTATTGGCATCTGGTAAAATTCAGAAGTCGTATATCGGCGTGCGGTATATCGCTATCACACCTGAGGTGCGTGCCGAGTATAAACTATCCGCCAAAAGCGGTGCCTATGTCGGTGGTTCACGCGACAAATCGGCGGTCGTTGCTGGCGGGCCGGCAGATAAAGCAGGCATCAAGGACGGCGACGTCATTACCAAGGTAAACGACAAGCTGATCGGCGAGCAGGGCGGCCTCGGTAGTCTCATCTCTGAGTTCCTGCCGGGCGAGACAGTAGAACTGACTATCCTGCGCGACGGCAAGGAACAGAAAGTCAAGCTAACGCTTGGTGCTTACAAAGCGTAG
- the prmC gene encoding peptide chain release factor N(5)-glutamine methyltransferase has translation MNIATWLKNAAKQLKAIGITSARLDAELILANTLRKNRTYLHAHLDEEIDPRRVDIADARLSLRLDRVPMAYILGCKEFYGRKFIVSPAVLVPRPESEEMITLFLALTAGEIAPKTLIDVGTGSGCLGITAALERPSLRVILSDISPRAIKIAEKNASNLQARVTLQQQSLLSGQIEPVDYIFANLPYVDRDWDVSPELRHEPAEALFAADNGLRLIETLIEQAPRHITAGGLLFLEADPRQHQAILHQARHHGFHEVETRGFIIVLRFVSTKR, from the coding sequence ATGAATATAGCAACCTGGCTAAAGAACGCCGCTAAACAGTTAAAAGCTATCGGTATCACATCGGCGCGGTTGGACGCCGAGCTGATACTGGCTAACACCCTCCGGAAAAACCGGACGTACCTTCATGCGCACCTGGATGAGGAGATTGATCCGCGACGGGTTGATATCGCCGATGCCAGGCTGAGCCTGCGGCTTGATCGAGTACCGATGGCATATATTTTGGGCTGTAAGGAATTTTACGGACGGAAATTTATTGTTTCGCCAGCTGTCCTGGTGCCGCGGCCGGAGTCGGAGGAGATGATTACCCTGTTCTTGGCGCTGACAGCCGGTGAAATCGCGCCAAAGACGCTGATTGATGTTGGTACTGGTTCGGGCTGCCTCGGTATTACAGCGGCGCTAGAGCGGCCATCCCTGCGGGTTATTTTATCGGACATTAGTCCACGAGCCATAAAAATTGCCGAGAAAAACGCGAGCAATTTGCAGGCGCGGGTGACGCTACAGCAACAATCGCTCCTTTCCGGGCAGATTGAGCCGGTAGATTATATCTTTGCTAATCTGCCGTATGTTGATCGGGACTGGGATGTTTCACCAGAACTGCGCCACGAACCCGCCGAGGCGTTATTCGCAGCGGATAATGGGCTGAGGTTAATCGAGACACTGATTGAGCAAGCGCCGCGCCACATAACAGCGGGCGGTCTGCTCTTTCTAGAGGCCGACCCGCGACAGCACCAGGCAATTCTCCATCAAGCAAGGCACCACGGCTTTCACGAGGTAGAGACGCGCGGCTTTATCATCGTCCTACGCTTTGTAAGCACCAAGCGTTAG